In the Arachis ipaensis cultivar K30076 chromosome B10, Araip1.1, whole genome shotgun sequence genome, one interval contains:
- the LOC107624367 gene encoding uncharacterized protein LOC107624367: protein MVERRGDLSLPMQRDCLLHYFKCLSMVEPLFTSISSDADPIFFVWYDAFNPDHPDGKAAVVFNLGAIYSQIAASCDRSTALGRHLATEAFKVAANFFFQLCKVFTKDVVSATLDLTLVFAEFLHHLFLAQASELELQQQLNNNDASYVLQQHRCARSFMSVYKLYHIAAELIYTDTDASKHVLSFDRTWITHLYQKATFFQAEACQRKSSILPESERPAGVWSLVQSCALDHDTECVTEILVRGLCSLSRKYQNQYVDLILSEYNPFKMMKDGKLVAYPWDMPPPYPTDSAILSSSLSSSSSDILAFLPLKKSESLNLYESLRNYFVLKYSESVAERVEGLLEMLHKLRNEMLRDDLSLPLRRDCLIRYFKCLCMIVPFFPMNATPNPPIFVWYNAINPQQDSSQHNIHLEKASVLFNLGALCTHIALSCDLTTIQGRRLAMDALNDASSWFSLLSMFESRKASGTIDLSEHYIHMKNFQLKLKFRVPQPSLSGYPASAYYPLTSGPLAYDPSSDVTEQFLLGYWKAHSLLQAVCEAPSCLDLLSEVSPVKIKDGNLVANATLEAPNLALENMSLQETPQQ, encoded by the exons ATGGTGGAGCGTAGAGGGGACCTCTCCCTTCCAATGCAACGTGACTGCCTCCTCCACTACTTCAAATGCCTTTCCATGGTTGAGCCACTCTTCACCTCTATCTCTTCCGACGCCGATCCCATTTTCTTTGTCTGGTACGACGCCTTCAACCCTGACCATCCGGATGGG AAGGCCGCTGTTGTCTTCAACCTTGGAGCCATCTACAGCCAGATTGCTGCCTCTTGCGACCGTTCCACCGCCCTTGGCCGTCACCTTGCAACGGAAGCCTTTAAAGTTGCCGCCAATTTCTTCTTCCAACTCTGCAAGGTTTTTACCAAGGACGTGGTCTCCGCCACCCTCGATTTGACTCTCGTCTTCGCCGAGTTTCTGCACCACCTCTTCTTAGCTCAGGCTTCCGAGCTCGAATTACAGCAACAGCTCAACAACAACGACGCCAGTTACGTTCTCCAACAACACCGATGTGCCCGATCGTTTATGTCG GTTTATAAGCTTTATCATATAGCAGCTGAACTGATATATACTGATACGGATGCAAGCAAACATGTCCTCTCTTTTGACCGAACCTGGATAACTCATCTTTACCAGAAGGCAACATTCTTTCAGGCGGAGGCTTGTCAGAGGAAATCATCCATCCTACCCGAATCCGAGCGACCTGCTGGAGTATGGTCATTGGTCCAATCTTGTGCTCTTGATCATGATACAGAATGTGTCACTGAGATATTAGTTAGAGGGCTTTGCAGCCTCTCGAGGAAATACCAAAACCAGTATGTTGACCTCATCCTCTCCGAGTACAATCCTTTCAAGATGATGAAGGATGGAAAGCTGGTGGCTTACCCATGGGACATGCCTCCTCCTTATCCAACAGATTCGGCAATCCTCTCATCTTCGTTGTCTTCTTCGTCGTCAGATATTCTTGCATTCCTTCCTTTGAAGAAGAGCGAGTCCTTGAATCTCTATGAGTCCCTCCGCAATTACTTTGTCCTCAAATACTCTGAGAGTGTGGCAGAGAGAGTAGAAGGCCTTCTCGAAATGCTACACAAATTGCGCAATGAGATGCTGCGTGATGACCTTTCGCTACCCCTTCGCCGTGACTGCCTCATCCGTTATTTCAAATGCCTTTGCATGATTGTGCCTTTCTTTCCTATGAATGCCACACCCAACCCACCTATCTTTGTTTGGTACAATGCCATCAACCCTCAACAGGACTCTTCTCAGCATAACATCCATTTGGAGAAGGCCTCTGTTCTCTTCAACCTGGGAGCCCTATGCACCCACATTGCTCTCTCCTGCGATCTCACCACCATCCAAGGCCGTCGCCTTGCCATGGACGCCTTAAATGATGCTTCAAGTTGGTTCTCTCTACTGTCCATGTTTGAGTCTCGCAAGGCATCTGGCACAATTGACTTGTCAGAACACTACATCCATATGAAAAATTTTCAGTTGAAATTGAAGTTTCGTGTTCCCCAACCATCATTATCTGGATATCCT GCTTCAGCTTATTATCCGTTGACATCTGGGCCTTTAGCTTATGATCCGTCGAGTGATGTCACTGAACAATTTCTTTTAGGGTATTGGAAGGCTCACTCCCTGCTTCAAGCGGTATGTGAAGCACCATCATGCTTGGACCTTCTCTCTGAGGTTAGCCCTGTCAAGATTAAGGATGGAAATCTTGTGGCCAATGCAACCTTAGAGGCACCAAATTTGGCATTGGAGAACATGAGCTTGCAGGAGACACCACAACAGTAA
- the LOC107619990 gene encoding uncharacterized protein LOC107619990: MGFGQRWRSWVKECVSTATMSVLVNGSPSKPFKMERGLRQGDPLSSLLFVLVVDVLHRMLGEAVRNGRITPLWVGGEHIELSHLQFADDTILFCPPETETIVNYKRLLRCFELMSGLSINFDKSNLISVNCEHEWVEHVCGLLECKQAVLPVRYLGIPLGANPHLVKTWKLVIDKVEAKLSLWKAKVLNKAGKLVLIKSVLNSLPIYYLSLYKMPKAVADKLIALQRRFLWCKEDGNNGILLVKWEMVQAPKKAGGLGVGDAVLRNTALLFKWWWRFSKEDCPLWKRIVCSCNNLNPQVMLSSQTLPVKGGPWKDICQLNIKDQRVLQSENLSEEITSYSFTSAIWKGLVPTRVELFGWFVLVGRVNTKERLSRLGILQQHDNICVLCKKDIECVHHLFMFCEFTWQVWCVWLRCFHRDWAVPRSIKGLFESWNGTTSRKEEQKRWLAGFFAVIWNVWLERNNRIFNNQEVNVGVIQNRTFFSYKEWTGIDPTGC; encoded by the exons ATGGGGTTCGGACAAAGATGGAGGAGTTGGGTGAAGGAGTGTGTAAGTACGGCAACTATGTCAGTCCTAGTGAATGGATCACCATCCAAGCCTTTTAAGATGGAGAGGGGCCTAAGGCAAGGAGATCCTTTGTCTTCTCTTCTGTTTGTTCTTGTGGTGGATGTCTTGCATAGGATGTTGGGAGAAGCGGTAAGGAATGGGCGTATTACTCCGCTATGGGTTGGGGGAGAACATATTGAACTGTCACACCTTCAATTTGCGGATGACACTATCCTATTTTGCCCTCCGGAGACAGAGACAATTGTGAATTATAAGAGGTTGCTGCGGTGTTTTGAGCTGATGTCGGGTCTGAGCATAAATTTTGATAAGTCGAATCTCATCTCAGTTAATTGTGAGCATGAGTGGGTGGAGCATGTGTGTGGCCTTCTAGAGTGCAAGCAAGCTGTTTTACCTGTGAGGTATCTCGGGATTCCTCTAGGAGCGAACCCGCATttggtgaagacttggaaacTGGTCATAGATAAGGTGGAAGCGAAGCTAAGCTTATGGAAAGCGAAAGTTCTAAATAAAGCAGGCAAGCTAGTTCTTATTAAATCGGTGTTGAATAGCCTGCCGATTTACTACCTTAGCTTGTACAAGATGCCGAAGGCGGTCGCTGACAAGTTGATTGCCTTACAGAGGAGATTCTTGTGGTGTAAGGAGGATGGTAACAACGGTATACTTTTGGTGAAATGGGAAATGGTTCAGGCCCCTAAGAAGGCTGGAGGGTTGGGGGTTGGTGATGCAGTGCTCAGGAACACAGCGCtgctgtttaagtggtggtggcggttctCCAAGGAAGATTGTCCGTTATGGAAGAGGATTGTATGCTCCTGTAACAACTTGAATCCTCAGGTTATGCTTTCTAGTCAGACTCTACCGGTAAAGGGTGGCCCCTGGAAAGACATCTGTCAGTTGAATATAAAGGATCAGCGG GTGTTGCAATCTGAGAATCTTTCGGAGGAGATTACAAGTTATAGCTTCACAAGTGCGATCTGGAAAGGGTTGGTTCCGACTAGAGTCGAGCTATTTGGTTGGTTTGTGTTAGTGGGAAGAGTGAATACTAAAGAAAGATTGAGTAGATTAGGCATACTTCAACAGCATGATAATATCTGTGTCTTGTGTAAAAAGGATATTGAGTGTGTTCATCATTTGTTTATGTTCTGTGAGtttacatggcaggtgtggtgcgtcTGGTTGAGATGTTTTCACAGAGATTGGGCTGTCCCAAGAAGCATTAAGGGCTTGTTTGAGAGTTGGAATGGAACGACAAGTAGAAAAGAGGAGCAGAAGAGGTGGCTGGCTGGGTTTTTTGCGGTTATTTGGAATGTCTGGTTAGAACGCAATAACCGGATCTTCAACAATCAAGAGGTTAATGTTGGTGTCATTCAAAACAGGACGTTTTTTAGCTATAAGGAGTGGACTGGTATTGATCCTactggttgttga
- the LOC110268329 gene encoding heterogeneous nuclear ribonucleoprotein U-like protein 1 has product MQFGLVPQEGFKPWASAIEDRNIIMGPAFSDQSNCEVIMMVDLPASGKTTWAEKWVEEHPEKRYVLLGTNLILDQMKLNDCGERFDRLMDQVTGVFNVLLKRAAIIPRNYIIDQTNVHKNARKRKLKPFADYQKIVVVVFPKPLKVRCDK; this is encoded by the exons ATGCAATTCGGACTTGTTCCTCAAGAAGGGTTCAAACCTTGGGCCTCTGCTATTGAGGACAGAAACATCATCATGGGACCTGCCTTTTCTGATCAAAGCAATTGTGAGGTGATAATGATGGTGGATTTACCTGCTTCAGGGAAGACTACATGGGCAGAAAAATGGGTGGAAGAGCATCCAGAAAAGCGTTATGTTTTGCTTGGAACAAACTTGATTCTTGATCAGATGAAG TTGAACGACTGTGGTGAAAGATTTGATCGCTTGATGGATCAAGTAACCGGAGTATTCAATGTGCTGCTAAAGAGAGCAGCTATTATTCCTCGCAATTATATAATTGATCAAACAAATGTTCACAAAAATGCACGTAAGCGTAAGCTCAAGCCATTTGCTGACTATCAAAAG attgttgttgttgtatttcCAAAGCCGCTCAAGGTGCGGTGTGataaatga